The following are from one region of the Sardina pilchardus chromosome 4, fSarPil1.1, whole genome shotgun sequence genome:
- the LOC134078676 gene encoding nectin-4-like isoform X2, protein MDSWLYLSVIVCIHMTYAEDVVGIQERSNVTHYPPQSVKITQKDDGYQCSADANPEPEYTWSRDGHPLPSGVRAEGNRLYLEFTPELNGLYTCEASNLYGGAIGHTTLYASNVSVAPAIPLSVIITICVIVGIIFVFILLKCIKSKKQETVKAATKMMLPSKSGPL, encoded by the exons ATGGACTCGTGGCTGTACCTATCTGTGATAGTATGCATACATATGA CATATGCAGAAGATGTTGTGGGGATCCAGGAGAGGTCTAATGTTACTCACT ATCCTCCTCAGTCTGTGAAGATCACACAGAAGGATGATGGCTATCAGTGCAGTGCAGATGCCAACCCTGAACCTGAGTATACATGGTCGAG AGATGGCCATCCCCTGCCCAGTGGGGTGAGAGCAGAAGGGAACAGGCTGTACCTGGAGTTCACTCCTGAGCTGAACGGCCTGTACACCTGCGAGGCCTCAAACCTGTACGGCGGAGCTATAGGTCACACCACTCTGTATGCAAGCAACG TTTCAGTGGCACCTGCGATACCCCTCTCTGTGATCATTACCATCTGCGTAATTGTTGGAATCATTTTCGTCTTCATACTCTTGAAATG TATCAAAAGCAAGAAACAGGAAACTGTGAAAGCTGCGACCAAGATGATGCTTCCATCGAAGTCCGGGCCTCTATGA
- the LOC134078676 gene encoding nectin-4-like isoform X1, translated as MDSWLYLSVIVCIHMIAYAEDVVGIQERSNVTHYPPQSVKITQKDDGYQCSADANPEPEYTWSRDGHPLPSGVRAEGNRLYLEFTPELNGLYTCEASNLYGGAIGHTTLYASNVSVAPAIPLSVIITICVIVGIIFVFILLKCIKSKKQETVKAATKMMLPSKSGPL; from the exons ATGGACTCGTGGCTGTACCTATCTGTGATAGTATGCATACATATGA TAGCATATGCAGAAGATGTTGTGGGGATCCAGGAGAGGTCTAATGTTACTCACT ATCCTCCTCAGTCTGTGAAGATCACACAGAAGGATGATGGCTATCAGTGCAGTGCAGATGCCAACCCTGAACCTGAGTATACATGGTCGAG AGATGGCCATCCCCTGCCCAGTGGGGTGAGAGCAGAAGGGAACAGGCTGTACCTGGAGTTCACTCCTGAGCTGAACGGCCTGTACACCTGCGAGGCCTCAAACCTGTACGGCGGAGCTATAGGTCACACCACTCTGTATGCAAGCAACG TTTCAGTGGCACCTGCGATACCCCTCTCTGTGATCATTACCATCTGCGTAATTGTTGGAATCATTTTCGTCTTCATACTCTTGAAATG TATCAAAAGCAAGAAACAGGAAACTGTGAAAGCTGCGACCAAGATGATGCTTCCATCGAAGTCCGGGCCTCTATGA
- the LOC134078675 gene encoding nectin-3-like, which translates to MNLGLWLCLSVVLHNMAYAEYEDGVVVNVGMEVKPLFSSHETTLATCVARALDPPAEVSWDVLSLGAVVTSAEVTASINDDGTRTVTSHLRGVPAKELNQKEVRCLVRHPALRREKVYNYAIDIHYPPQSVKITVKDDGYQCSADANPKPDYTWSRDGHPLPSGVRAEGSRLYLKFTPKLNGLYTCEAANAHGTAECHNTLYAITEDSGTPIYLTLALGAIILFVLWNFNVNFL; encoded by the exons ATGAATCTTGGATTGTGGCTGTGTCTGTCGGTGGTGTTACACAACA TGGCCTATGCGGAGTATGAAGATGGCGTGGTCGTGAATGTTGGCATGGAGGTCAAGCCACTCTTCAGCAGTCATGAAACCACCCTTGCAACCTGTGTGGCTCGTGCTCTCGACCCCCCTGCTGAGGTATCATGGGATGTACTCTCCCTCGGTGCCGTGGTAACATCCGCCGAGGTCACAGCCAGCATCAATGATGATGGAACACGCACAGTGACCAGTCATCTGAGGGGTGTGCCTGCCAAGGAACTGAACCAGAAGGAGGTGCGATGTTTGGTCAGACACCCCGCGCTAAGACGAGAAAAAGTCTACAACTACGCCATAGACATTCACT ATCCTCCTCAGTCAGTGAAGATCACAGTGAAGGATGATGGCTATCAGTGCAGTGCAGACGCCAACCCCAAACCTGATTATACATGGTCGAG AGATGGCCATCCCCTGCCCAGTGGGGTGAGAGCAGAAGGGAGCAGGCTGTACCTGAAGTTCACTCCTAAGCTGAACGGCCTGTACACCTGCGAGGCCGCAAACGCCCACGGCACTGCGGAATGTCACAACACTCTGTATGCAATCACCG AGGACTCAGGGACACCCATCTATCTGACTCTGGCTCTTGGAGCTATTATCTTATTCGTGCTCTGGAATTTTAACGTTAATTTTCTGTGA